Proteins from a genomic interval of Erwinia sp. SLM-02:
- the mltF gene encoding membrane-bound lytic murein transglycosylase MltF, with translation MKRLKLNYLLIGLVMVLLALALWPSIPWYGGATDRVAQIKSRGVLRVSTINSPLTYYTVNKSPAGMDYELAKRFADYLGVKLEVTVRPNLSDLFDDLEDDKADVLAAGLIYNDERLAHFRAGPTYYSVSQQLVYRIGAARPKNLGDLKGRLIVASGSAYLSTLRGSKENQYPDLDWAISTDQTPQTLLQAVADGKIDYTVGDSVTIGLMQRIHPQLAVAFDITDEEPVTWYIPREQDDSLNAAMLDFYNQMGEEGAMARLDEKYLGHVGTFDYVDTRTFLRAIDGTLPGIQPLFEKYAQSIDWRLLAAISYQESHWNPQATSPTGVRGMMMLTRNTADSLNVTDRTDPEQSVRGGSEYLVRMMEKVPAGIPDDERIWFALAAYNMGYAHMLDARKLTEKQQGNPDSWADVKLRLPMLSQKRYYSQTTYGYARGHEAYAYVENIRKYQISLVGYLDDQERKLAQKAATEAELGNAYPAVPPQLAMN, from the coding sequence CGACCGCGTCGCGCAGATAAAATCGCGAGGAGTTTTACGTGTCAGCACGATAAATTCTCCTCTGACCTATTACACCGTCAATAAATCACCGGCCGGTATGGACTACGAGCTGGCAAAACGCTTCGCCGATTATCTGGGTGTGAAGCTTGAAGTAACCGTGCGCCCGAACCTGAGCGATCTGTTTGACGATCTGGAAGATGACAAAGCTGATGTGCTGGCGGCCGGTTTAATTTACAACGATGAACGCCTGGCGCATTTCCGCGCCGGGCCGACCTACTATTCCGTTTCGCAGCAGCTGGTGTACCGCATCGGCGCAGCGAGGCCGAAAAACCTCGGCGATCTGAAAGGACGGCTGATTGTGGCTTCCGGCTCGGCCTATCTTTCCACCCTGCGCGGATCGAAAGAGAACCAGTACCCGGACCTCGACTGGGCGATTTCGACCGACCAGACGCCGCAGACGCTGCTGCAGGCGGTAGCCGACGGTAAGATCGATTATACGGTGGGGGATTCGGTGACCATCGGCCTGATGCAGCGCATTCACCCGCAGCTGGCGGTGGCGTTTGATATCACCGATGAAGAGCCGGTGACCTGGTATATCCCGCGTGAGCAGGACGACAGCCTGAATGCGGCGATGCTCGACTTCTATAACCAGATGGGCGAAGAAGGTGCGATGGCGCGGCTGGATGAGAAATACCTCGGCCACGTCGGCACCTTCGACTACGTTGACACCCGGACCTTCCTGCGCGCCATCGACGGCACGCTGCCGGGGATCCAGCCGCTGTTTGAAAAGTATGCGCAAAGCATCGACTGGCGGCTGCTGGCGGCCATTTCTTACCAGGAATCACACTGGAACCCGCAGGCCACTTCGCCTACCGGAGTACGTGGGATGATGATGCTGACGCGAAATACCGCCGACAGCCTTAACGTTACGGACCGTACCGATCCGGAGCAGAGCGTGCGCGGCGGCAGCGAGTATCTGGTGAGGATGATGGAAAAAGTGCCGGCGGGGATCCCCGATGACGAACGCATCTGGTTCGCCCTCGCCGCCTACAACATGGGCTACGCCCATATGCTGGACGCGCGTAAGCTGACGGAAAAGCAGCAGGGTAACCCTGACAGCTGGGCAGATGTTAAACTGCGCCTGCCGATGCTGAGCCAGAAGCGCTATTACAGCCAGACCACCTATGGTTACGCGCGCGGGCACGAAGCCTACGCCTACGTAGAAAATATCCGTAAGTATCAGATAAGCCTGGTGGGGTATCTGGACGATCAGGAAAGGAAGCTGGCGCAGAAGGCGGCGACGGAAGCCGAACTGGGCAACGCCTATCCCGCCGTACCGCCGCAGCTGGCAATGAACTGA
- the tadA gene encoding tRNA adenosine(34) deaminase TadA has translation MSDNNDEYWMRHALMLARRAWDEGEVPVGAVLVHEGRVIGEGWNRPIGHHDPTAHAEIMALRQGGKVIENYRLLNTTLYVTLEPCVMCAGAMVHSRIGRLVFGARDEKTGAAGSLLDVLGHPGMNHQVQIDEGILAVECAAMLSDFFRHRRAEKKAQRQAGKPL, from the coding sequence GTGAGCGACAATAACGATGAATACTGGATGCGCCACGCGCTGATGCTGGCACGCCGAGCCTGGGACGAAGGGGAGGTTCCGGTAGGCGCGGTGCTGGTTCATGAAGGGCGGGTGATCGGCGAGGGCTGGAACCGGCCTATCGGTCACCACGATCCTACCGCACATGCCGAAATCATGGCGCTGCGCCAGGGGGGGAAAGTCATTGAGAACTACCGGCTGCTCAACACCACGCTGTACGTGACGCTGGAGCCGTGCGTGATGTGTGCGGGGGCGATGGTCCACAGCCGTATCGGTCGACTGGTGTTCGGCGCGCGTGACGAAAAAACCGGGGCGGCAGGCTCACTGCTTGACGTGCTGGGGCATCCGGGCATGAATCATCAGGTGCAGATAGATGAAGGCATTCTGGCGGTGGAGTGTGCCGCGATGCTCAGCGACTTTTTCCGCCATCGCCGCGCGGAAAAAAAAGCGCAGCGCCAGGCGGGAAAGCCGCTTTAG
- the yfhb gene encoding phosphatidylglycerophosphatase C has product MTTSQERRVIFFDLDGTLHQQDMFGTYMRWLLRRQPLNLLLVLPLLPVVAAGLLLRGRAARWPMSLLLWSITFGHSEQRLLQREKEFARWFRQRVKAFPVVQQRLTDYLNSDNADVWLITGSPQPLVEQVYFDSAFLPKVKLIASQMSRARGGRVLALRCLGHEKVAQLEEQIGTPLQLYSGYSDSNQDNPLLFFCQHRFRVTPVGELQQLE; this is encoded by the coding sequence TTGACAACCAGTCAGGAACGACGCGTAATTTTTTTTGACCTCGACGGGACGCTGCACCAGCAGGATATGTTTGGTACCTACATGCGCTGGTTGCTGCGGCGCCAGCCGTTAAACCTGCTGCTGGTTTTACCGCTGCTGCCGGTGGTGGCTGCGGGCCTGCTGCTGCGGGGCCGCGCTGCGCGCTGGCCTATGAGCCTGCTGCTGTGGTCAATCACCTTTGGTCACAGTGAACAGCGTCTGCTGCAGCGGGAAAAAGAGTTCGCCCGCTGGTTTCGTCAGCGGGTAAAAGCTTTTCCTGTGGTGCAGCAGCGCCTGACGGACTACCTGAACAGCGATAATGCCGATGTCTGGCTGATCACCGGTTCACCGCAGCCGCTGGTGGAACAGGTCTATTTCGATTCCGCCTTTCTGCCAAAGGTGAAACTGATCGCCAGCCAGATGTCCCGCGCCCGGGGCGGACGGGTGCTGGCGCTGCGCTGCCTGGGTCATGAAAAGGTCGCGCAGCTGGAGGAGCAGATTGGCACGCCCCTGCAGCTTTACAGCGGCTACAGCGACAGTAATCAGGACAACCCGCTGCTGTTCTTCTGCCAGCATCGTTTCCGCGTGACTCCGGTGGGCGAGCTGCAACAGCTTGAATAA